The Pyricularia oryzae 70-15 chromosome 5, whole genome shotgun sequence genome includes a region encoding these proteins:
- a CDS encoding HMG box-containing protein: MAPVWASDSSDDDLPSLEDILSRTRGIPQAAPKSTSRRKPRDALKTGTEPGDEETATAPPAKETTVRRRKLGQTVDNPLLRPWGQRPDDEKPSGARTASLKLSEPEKSTRLRVELRARKPRAVAAAVELEESGDDEETVVEDITIMDDSVYFSFSDPDSEDDFVVPDSDSVEILKPKSKPARAKQHSRQPSRNLDQTTFETNEQNPVSRSTTSTISTRGPKQTSQTGGRGSRQENSDTEISTSNTRSKATDKDKKRLSRKEPNQQTCRSSDGDELAGTLSKLRLEPEPVPQSRTKKGQETGSSEDILLDSPTTPPSTPPKFRPKGLISPTKKPAKIPMTPHGPTTDAFWSQEFNDDWNEQHSPRKLFQPPPVPSPAKTSPTKKEQAVQRKAKKSFEASKHEIASSFLRELDQAITEGRLTKLAESTGGIKLQWTKTLNTTAGRANWRRETIQRKHSRAAAGTDAPAETVTTTECRHHATIELADKVIDSEDRLLNVLAHEFCHLATFMITGVTTNPHGREFKSWAAKCSRAFAHRGINVTTKHSYEIDFKFAWECVECAGEYRRHSRSINPQRHRCGRCKGELRQTKPVPRGAAAGGKPGESKKKEPTEYQLFMKEQMKIIREENPGSPQKDVMKQVAERWAKVKPKTKGAKKGASVDDLDSATKGLVDLTLEG; the protein is encoded by the exons ATGGCACCTGTGTGGGCTTCAGATagcagcgacgacgacctGCCTTCGCTTGAGGACATTCTAAGCCGCACTCGAGGAATACCACAGGCAGCTCCCAAGTCTACTTCGAGGAGAAAGCCCAGGGATGCATTAAAAACTGGGACGGAGCCAGGCGATGAGGAGACGGCGACGGCACCACCCGCAAAAGAAACCACAGTAAGACGTCGAAAGTTGGGCCAGACTGTGGACAATCCTCTTCTTCGGCCCTGGGGTCAACGACCGGATGATGAGAAGCCCAGTGGGGCCCGGACTGCCAGCTTGAAGCTGAGTGAACCAGAAAAGTCGACTAGGCTGCGCGTGGAACTTCGGGCTAGAAAACCGCGAGCTGTTGCAGCTGCGGTCGAGCTGGAAGAGTCTGGGGATGATGAGGAAACTGTGGTAGAGGACATAACCATCATGGACGACTCGGTATATTTTTCATTCTCGGACCCGGACTCAGAAGATGACTTTGTGGTACCAGACTCCGACTCTGTTGAAATATTAAAACCCAAATCAAAACCTGCACGAGCCAAGCAGCACAGCAGGCAACCATCCAGAAATTTGGACCAAACAACATTTGAGACCAATGAGCAAAACCCCGTCTCAAGATCAACAACATCAACAATATCAACAAGGGGACCCAAACAAACCAGTCAAACTGGCGGAAGAGGTTCCAGACAAGAAAACTCAGACACAGAAATATCAACCTCTAATACCCGGAGTAAAGCTACGGATAAGGACAAGAAAAGACTAAGCCGGAAGGAACCAAACCAACAGACCTGTCGTTCCTCAGATGGTGATGAACTGGCTGGGACATTATCCAAGCTGCGACT AGAGCCCGAGCCTGTTCCACAATCTCGGACAAAGAAAGGTCAAGAAACAGGCAGCAGTGAAGACATCCTTCTTGACAGTCCAACAACGCCACCCAGCACACCTCCCAAGTTCCGTCCCAAAGGACTCATATCTCCCACAAAGAAACCCGCCAAGATACCCATGACACCACACGGTCCCACGACAGACGCATTTTGGAGCCAGGAATTCAACGACGACTGGAATGAACAGCATTCCCCCAGGAAGCTATTCCAACCACCGCCCGTCCCAAGTCCAGCCAAGACGAGCCCAACAAAGAAGGAGCAAGCCGTGCAGCGCAAGGCAAAAAAGAGCTTCGAGGCCAGCAAGCACGAGATTGCCAGCAGTTTCTTGCGCGAATTGGACCAGGCCATCACGGAGGGCCGGCTAACGAAACTGGCCGAGTCCACCGGCGGTATCAAACTTCAATGGACCAAAACGCTCAACACGACCGCAGGACGAGCAAACTGGCGGCGCGAGACTATTCAAAGGAAGCACTCCCGCGCAGCCGCAGGTACCGACGCGCCCGCCGAGACCGTCACGACCACCGAGTGCCGGCATCACGCCACCATTGAACTGGCCGACAAGGTCATCGACAGTGAGGACCGGCTGCTCAACGTGCTGGCGCATGAATTCTGCCACCTGGCGACGTTTATGATCACGGGCGTGACCACGAACCCACACGGCCGCGAGTTCAAGTCGTGGGCGGCCAAGTGCTCCCGGGCCTTTGCCCACCGCGGCATCAACGTGACGACTAAGCACAGCTACGAGATCGACTTCAAGTTCGCCTGGGAGTGCGTCGAGTGCGCGGGCGAGTACAGGCGCCACTCGCGCAGCATCAACCCGCAGAGGCACCGCTGCGGCAGGTGCAAGGGCGAGCTCCGACAGACCAAGCCCGTGCCTAGAGGGGCGGCGGCCGGCGGCAAGCCCGGGGAGTCGAAGAAAAAGGAGCCGACGGAGTACCAATTGTTTATGAAGGAGCAGATGAAGATCATAAGGGAGGAGAACCCCGGCAGTCCGCAAAAGGACGTAATGAAGCAGGTCGCCGAGAGGTGGGCCAAGGTCAAACCCAAGACGAAGGGGGCGAAAAAGGGGGCAAGCGTAGACGATCTCGATAGTGCGACAAAGGGTCTGGTAGACCTGACGCTTGAAGGATGA
- a CDS encoding global transactivator — translation MEDWNNTDLIKLYRDVETLQEAIKTGSSIAKAAALEAVREDVKRVSQHPYVHAASREEPSFLPPNALGPARELYREVSVLQALHADADGDNSDAKLQAKERLRQKANALTRALDTEYLPPRYDVPSLDESLPIFGKSKIHGKKNDTEGDEIEKVAPSGALKAPHQQIPVGQRDVLPSINTNTNTVSPAIARLIAKTKAKVEEILKHPTPAVTPVTAHIINLLVAGPGLSGAGPHSQATHVDSDSDSASEANDGDEDSDDSEDLVDDATFGKYEEQVVQFLNTLPPVIERKHTSTFYGDVPGLQEGIEPFEHQKVAAAFAVDTLSSDSIFQGGLIADPPGLGKTLSALMAVSETRSPGAGPCVVVAPRSCCDQWMREGKRFFGDHLKMIMLTGEPLSPLQLHKYDVIVTAYSTIVAEARQYKKYINALKGYKGRRGERPPKRPVLTLTSEVLEQEGAKRFGRMLILDEAHTIKNTRTISFNAIARFRERFEACLMLTATPLHNTWVDVFALACLLRGHDIRSLTDFRSVFTDPSDKRTRKTARVPQGHHMDRIVRFMDAFTLRRPISVIHYKLTPFELEVISIRLSPEDLRNSDEEFNKFKTAMGAKNSGNGQADASSANTTATIPTRNAKGVGLDNLIRAVQHASHPMLIEVNDQDQQVSAETKEDEVVDLDDENQRHVDEWFSRLSVDKNWRSARVDIIIDLVHKHIDVRPDDAILIMDESVYFLDILRVALEKSCEPFPCYALDGRLAPVERERVIRNFTDATGPRVMFVSRGVGGQGLNLQAANVVIQCNVWWKQSWEEHAWGRVHRPGQTRPVFVYQIEARCQVDAYKKERRDAKNETNSMIMERITREDIDELPDMEPCY, via the exons ATGGAGGACTGGAACAATACCGACCTGATAAAGCTCTACAGAGACGTTGAGACTCTGCAAGAGGCAATCAAGACGGGGTCCAGCATCGCCAAGGCTGCTGCTCTCGAGGCTGTTCGAGAAGATGTGAAACGAGTGTCGCAGCATCCCTATGTCCACGCTGCCTCGCGTGAGGAACCATCCTTCTTACCTCCGAATGCATTGGGCCCTGCTAGAGAACTCTACCGAGAGGTTTCGGTGCTCCAGGCCCTACATGCTGATGCAGATGGCGACAACAGTGACGCCAAGCTGCAGGCCAAGGAACGGCTCAGGCAGAAGGCCAATGCTCTGACGAGAGCTCTCGATACAGAGTATTTGCCTCCACGCTATGATGTTCCCAGTCTCG ACGAATCGCTTCCGATCTTTGGCAAAAGCAAAATCCATGGCAAGAAGAATGACACCGAGGGAGATGAAATCGAGAAAGTGGCTCCTTCGGGGGCTTTGAAGGCACCACATCAACAGATTCCCGTTGGACAACGTGACGTCCTGCCATCCATCaacaccaacaccaacacAGTATCCCCGGCCATTGCGCGCTTGATCGCCAAAACTAAAGCCAAGGTGGAGGAAATTCTGAAACATCCAACGCCCGCAGTCACCCCAGTGACTGCTCACATCATCAATCTTCTGGTAGCTGGTCCAGGTCTTTCAGGAGCTGGCCCGCACAGCCAGGCCACTCATGTCGATTCAGATTCCGATTCTGCGTCTGAGGCCAATGACGGAGATGAAGATTCAGACGATTCGGAGGATCTAGTTGACGATGCGACTTTCGGAAAATACGAGGAGCAGGTCGTCCAGTTCCTCAACACTCTGCCGCCTGTCATT GAGCGAAAACACACCTCGACCTTCTATGGAGACGTTCCTGGACTCCAGGAGGGAATCGAGCCTTTTGAACATCAGAAAGTGGCCGCCGCATTCGCCGTCGATACACTGAGCAGTGACAGCATATTCCAAGGCGGCCTCATCGCTGACCCTCCAGGACTTGGAAAGACTCTGTCGGCTTTAATGGCCGTATCGGAGACACGAAGTCCAGGCGCTGGGCCTTGCGTGGTGGTAGCCCCTCGATCTTGCTGTGATCAGTGGATGCGCGAGGGCAAACGCTTCTTCGGCGAC catctcAAGATGATCATGTTGACAGGAGAGCCCCTCTCACCGCTGCAGCTACACAAGTACGACGTGATAGTCACTGCATACAGCACCATCGTCGCCGAGGCGCGGCAATACAAGAAGTACATCAACGCACTCAAGGGATACAAAGGAAGACGTGGGGAGAGGCCCCCCAAGAGACCTGTCCTGACCTTGACTTCCGAGGTTTTGGAGCAAGAGGGAGCTAAACGTTTTGGCCGTATGTTGATTCTGGATGAAGCACATACCATCAAGAACACTCGAACGATATCCTTCAACGCAATTGCACGTTTTCGAGAGCGGTTCGAGGCTTGTCTAATGCTCACTGCAACACCACTGCATAACACATGGGTGGACGTCTTTGCCCTTGCCTGTCTGCTACGTGGCCACGACATCCGTTCTTTGACCGATTTTCGCTCCGTCTTTACCGACCCTTCTGACAAGAGAACTCGGAAGACCGCACGCGTCCCTCAAGGACATCACATGGACCGCATTGTCCGATTCATGGACGCCTTCACTCTGAGGAGACCGATCAGCGTGATTCACTATAAACTGACGCCGTTTGAACTCGAGGTCATCTCTATCAGGTTGAGCCCTGAAGACTTGCGGAATTCGGACGAGGAATTCAACAAGTTCAAAACAGCCATGGGTGCCAAGAACTCCGGAAACGGACAGGCGGATGCATCTTCTGCCAACACGACTGCTACAATCCCAACACGCAATGCCAAAGGCGTCGGACTTGACAACCTGATCAGAGCTGTCCAGCATGCGTCCCACCCTATGCTGATCGAAGTCAATGATCAAGACCAGCAGGTCAGTGCTGAGACCAAAGAAGACGAGGTAGTGGATCTGGATGATGAGAACCAGAGACACGTGGATGAATGGTTTAGTCGTCTAAGCGTGGACAAGAATTGGCGCTCGGCTCGCGTTGACATCATCATCGACTTGGTGCACAAACACATCGACGTACGGCCCGATGACGCGATCCTCATCATGGACGAGAGTGTCTACTTCCTCGACATCCTCCGGGTTGCCCTCGAGAAATCCTGCGAGCCATTCCCATGCTATGCCCTGGATGGTAGGCTGGCCCCTGTCGAAAGGGAGCGGGTTATACGTAACTTCACCGACGCAACTGGTCCAAGGGTCATGTTTGTCAGTCGAGGAGTGGGAGGCCAGGGCCTCAATCTCCAGGCCGCCAACGTTGTCATACAGTGCAACGTTTGGTGGAAGCAATCCTGGGAAGAGCATGCATGGGGACGCGTCCATCGACCTGGACAAACACGGCCCGTCTTTGTCTATCAGATCGAGGCCAGATGCCAGGTTGACGCATACAAGAAGGAGAGGCGCGATGCCAAGAATGAAACGAATTCCATGATTATGGAGCGTATAACTCGGGAGGACATTGACGAACTTCCTGATATGGAGCCTTGTTACTAG